A region from the Etheostoma spectabile isolate EspeVRDwgs_2016 chromosome 9, UIUC_Espe_1.0, whole genome shotgun sequence genome encodes:
- the LOC116695363 gene encoding calcium-activated potassium channel subunit beta-2, with protein sequence MFLWAGSKATDGKSDRSSNYQKSREYDVLDKRKTMTALRAGEDRAILLGLSMVVFSVMMYFVLGITILRSYSDSVWTSEASCTIVNSTIVGDVNCSYSCGAECRKSSRYPCLQVYVSLNSTGKVLRLLHNEETQDSNPECFYFPKCRKDYAATHVIIQNISERLRSQHTVQCFVDPTDRIDSAILTQIYGRVAVFHSLFWPTCTLIVGTIIIAMVKLTQYLSIVCERQSRIKK encoded by the exons ATGTTTCTGTGGGCAGGAAGCAAAGCAACCGATGGAAAAAGTGACCGCAG TTCCAACTACCAGAAGTCCCGGGAATACGATGTCCTGGACAAGAGGAAGACCATGACAGCTCTTAGGGCAGGAGAAGACAGAGCCATACTGCTGGGCCTCAGCATGGTCGTCTTCTCTGTCATGATGTACTTTGTCCTGGGAATCACCATACTGCGCTCTTACTCGGACAG CGTGTGGACTAGTGAGGCTAGCTGCACTATCGTGAACTCCACCATCGTGGGCGATGTCAACTGTTCATACAGCTGTGGAGCAGAGTGCAGGAAGAGTTCCCGTTACCCCTGTCTTCAGGTCTACGTGAGCCTCAACTCCACAGGAAAGGTGCTACGACTGTTGCACAACGAGGAGACGCAGGACAGCAACCCTGAG tGCTTCTACTTCCCAAAGTGTCGTAAGGACTATGCAGCCACGCATGTGATCATTCAGAACATTTCTGAGCGCCTCAGGTCTCAGCACACAGTTCAGTGTTTTGTGGACCCTACAGACAGAATTGACAGTGCCATCCTGACACAGATCTACGGTCGGGTCGCCGTCTTCCACTCCCTGTTCTGGCCAACCTGCACCTTGATTGTAGGAACCATTATTATTGCCATGGTGAAGCTGACCCAGTATCTGTCCATCGTGTGCGAGCGACAAAGCCGTATTAAGAAGTGA